One window from the genome of Labeo rohita strain BAU-BD-2019 chromosome 10, IGBB_LRoh.1.0, whole genome shotgun sequence encodes:
- the LOC127171800 gene encoding GTP-binding protein Di-Ras2, with product MPEQSNDYRVVVFGAGGVGKSSLVLRFVKGTFRESYIPTIEDTYRQVISCDKSICTLQITDTTGSHQFPAMQRLSITKGHAFILVYSIASKQSLEELKPIFEQICLIKGDIENIPIMLVGNKNDEVNGREVETSDGEATARRWKCAFMETSAKTNHNVKELFQELLNLEKRRTVSLQIDGKKSKQQKRAEKLKGKCVVM from the coding sequence ATGCCTGAACAAAGCAACGATTACCGGGTGGTTGTGTTTGGAGCCGGTGGAGTGGGCAAAAGCTCCTTGGTCTTGCGCTTCGTGAAGGGAACCTTTCGCGAGAGCTACATCCCTACTATCGAGGACACCTACAGGCAGGTGATCAGCTGCGACAAGAGCATCTGCACGCTACAGATCACAGACACCACGGGCAGTCACCAGTTTCCCGCCATGCAGCGTCTGTCCATCACCAAAGGCCACGCCTTCATCTTAGTGTACTCCATCGCCAGCAAACAGTCTCTGGAGGAGCTCAAACCCATCTTCGAGCAGATCTGCCTGATTAAAGGGGATATAGAGAACATCCCAATCATGCTAGTGGGAAACAAGAATGATGAGGTGAACGGTCGTGAAGTGGAGACCAGTGACGGAGAGGCCACGGCCAGGAGGTGGAAATGTGCCTTCATGGAGACGTCAGCTAAGACGAATCACAACGTTAAGGAGCTGTTTCAAGAGCTGCTCAATTTGGAGAAGCGCAGGACTGTCAGCCTTCAGATCGACGGCAAGAAGAGCAAGCAGCAAAAACGAGCCGAGAAGCTTAAAGGCAAATGTGTGGTCATGTGA